Within the Aspergillus luchuensis IFO 4308 DNA, chromosome 5, nearly complete sequence genome, the region ATACAATTGAAGACACCCACCTACGATTATGCCTTCGAAAAGTCAATGAGCCACGCTGAAGCAAAGCTCTTTTACCAGCATCACCAGATCGCATCTCGGAACCTTGATGGGGATCATCACAACGAAGCATCGGCTATGGCAACTTTAGTAGGCGACTCTGATCCTAGAGACATGGCAGGGTCACCTCCAGCTATTAAAGTTACTGGTGTTTCTTCGGACAACAAACCAGAAATGACTTTCCCAGCTGGGAAAAATACCACTGACTTTTCTGCTTCGCAACAACATCCCGAGCCACATGAAGTGCATGTCATAAGCCCCCAAAAGGAAGAAACATCCTTGTCACGTTCGCATAATGTGGAGAATACTAGCGACTCCTTGGGGCCAGTTCAGGGTATGATGAACATCTCAGCAGATAGCAGCGCGGTCACTTCTGAGTTGAATGTTATATGTCGCAAGATGAAAAACTTACTCGACCGCCGGGCGAAATATATACAGTTGTCTCTGCAGGGGCCTGAGGATAACCCGAAAGATCATCCCGACTGGGAGAtataccctcctcccccggaACCAGCATGGGATAACGAGGGGGACATTGGTAGAAGTGCCGATAGCTCCCGTATCGATCAAAAAAGACGGAAAATGGGGCAAGACGTTGGAGAAGATTTTGACATGGCCCATTGCTTGCCGCTTCCTACCGAGTCCCGCTGGGTATACAGACTGGATGAAAATAGTGTATATCAAGTCTATGAAAACGATGCAGCGGCTGATTTACGACAGCCTGTGGTCAATATCCCATCCCTGCGGGATTTCTATATGGACCTTGATGCGGTAACGGACGTGTCAACAGACGGCCCAGCTAAAAGCTTTGCGTTCAAGCGGCTTTCCTACTTGGAAGGGAAGTTTCAGCTCTATGCTCTCCTAAACGAATACCAAGAGATCGCCGACAGCAAGAAAGTACCTCATAGAGATTTTTACAATGTCCGAAAAGTCGACACACATGTTCATCACTCTGCGTGTATGAATCAGAAACACCTTCTTCGTTTCATCAAGAgcaagatgaagaaatccCCGGACGAAGTAGTATTGTTTCGAGACGGCAAGCATCTGACGCTGAGAGAAGTCTTTGAGAGTATTAATTTGACGGCTTATGACTTGAGTATTGATACGCTTGATATGCATGTATGTCTCAAAGTATTACCCTTGACCGTTTAGCTACTAAGTGTGGTATAGGCACATACCGATTCTTTTCACCGTTTTGACAAGTTTAACCTCAAGTACAACCCTGTGGGTGAATCAAGGCTGCGTGAAATATTCCTGAAAACAGATAATTTCATCAAGGGACGCTATCTGGCCGAGATAACCAAGGAAGTAATCTCTGACTTGGAATCAAGCAAATACCAAATGGTGGAATGGCGCATCTCCATATATGGACGATCCATTCAGGAGTGGGACAAGCTTGCAGCCTGGGTTGTTGACAATAAGCTCTTTTCTCCTAATGTCCGTTGGCTGATCCAGGTACCTCGGCTGTATGATGTGTACAAATCGAGCGGCATGATGGAGAATTTCGAGCAGGTGATCACAAACGTTTTCCAGCCATTGTTCGAAGTGACAAAGGATCCAAATAGCCACCCTAAGCTCCATATTTTTTTGCAACGAGTGGTTGGGTTTGACAGTGTTGACGACGAGAGCAAAGCAGAGCGGCGACTATACAGGAAATATCCAATTCCAAGGGAATGGAATACGAAGCAAAACCCTCCGTATAGCTATTGGTTATATTTCATGTTTGCCAACATCGCATCTCTCAATACCTGGCGCAAGCAACGCGGTTTTAACACATTTGTCTTGAGGCCACACTGTGGCGAGGCTGGGGATCCCGATCATCTTGCAGTGGGATTTCTGTGCTGCCATAGTATCAGTCATGGAATCCTTCTGAGGAAGGTTCCCCTGCTGCAGTACCTATATTATCTCGACCAAATAGGCATTGCTATGTCACCCCTCAGTAACAACGCGCTGTTTCTAACCTATGACAAGAACCCCTGTGCGAACTTTTTCAAGAGAGGCCTCAACGTTTCCTTGTCTACTGACGATCCCTTGCAGTTTGCTTTCACCAAGGAGCCCCTTATCGAGGAATATTCAGTCGCTGCGCAGATCTACAAGTTTAGTGCGGTAGATATGTGTGAGCTTGCAAAGCATTCAGTCGAACAAAGTGGATTTGAAGTAtctctgaagaagagatggcTAGGCAACAATTGCTGCCTACAGGGTGTCGCAGGAAACAATGTTGCCAAAAGCAATGTTCCTGACATTCGTGAACAGTTTAGGCATGAAACTTTGATCGGGGAATTGACACTGTAGGTTTCAATCCTTTGGCATACGTGGAGTGATACCGTGCTATTTATTACAAAAGGGGGATATTGGCTAACTGTAGGTTCCTTAGGATCGAGCGACATGCAAACATGGGGGACGATACAACAGCTCGGTTGAGAGGTTCCAATGTTACCACTATCAATCACTGGGGATCTTCGGGGCCACTGCTTCCTCAGGTACGAGGTGATCCGGGTTCAGGTATGCTTTTACATATCTAGGTACCGAGTGATCTGGTGCTTATGCTGTCATAGTTTCATTGGATTATACCGATgactcttcaacttctcagTACCAAAGAGCAGGTGTACGAGATGACTGCATAGACCCGCAGGCCGCGAGCCCAAATGTCAGAAAAAGTGCATCCGTTGGCGGCTTACCAGCACAAGATCCTGAAACAACAAGTCCCACTGCTCCTGGGGAGTTCAGCACATCTTCTAGCAGCAGTGCTAGTGCTGCCAAATCTACGCTCAACACGGACCCTATACCAGAACAAAAGATCTTCCCAGGCATTGTTCATGAAAGAGCTCACAGGAGTAACATACCAATTGATGGCATAACTACggaggacggagaggaaTGATTACTACATACGTTCAACATGGGCAGCAGGTTTGAGGTAGTATTAGTCTGGATAGAACCAATGCGATTGATGTGTCAGCCGTGGTTTCATCGCTTAGGACCCTGCAAAAGAAGACAACAATACCACCCATGAATATGAGACATACCTAGATCTTGTATCCTGAGTCTTCACATATGATTCAGGACAGTTCCTTCTTTCATAATAGAGCTGTATCAGATGGCCCAGCTACCCTTTCGTTCACACACCCCCCATGCTCCATGAATACCGTCGTCAGCCACTTTGGGCCGTTTCCTAGCCCACTCTTGTATATATAAGCGCAGTGCCATCCATCGCATACATGGGCCCTTCTCTGCCTTCCGATCCGTTGGACCTTCATCCATGACGCTGACGTAACCCTTCGCATCTGTCTTGAGATCATCACATCTAAGATCTGCTACAGAAATTCCAGAAACGATACTGAGCTCATGGTCGTAGTAGCGAGCAACACAGGGATAGCCCAGGGACAAATAATTGTAGATCTGAGTCACAAAGCTATCAGTCAACTCATGATCAAGGTCCTGGTCGCTAGCATGTTGTCTCGTGTGCCTCGAGTCCAAACTTTCGGTATCCCTTGAGAAATCCAATGACGACCGGTTCTCATAACCTGTGAGGGTTTCGGTTGAGCATTGAGCATATCCACCGGCATTGCCGCTTGACCGCGGGCTCGATGACTTCGAAACGTCCAACCGCGAAAGGCGCTTGTTGGATTTACAAGTTCCCATCCAAAGGCCGCCACCATCAGAATCATCGAAAAGGTGGCGGTCTGCATACCAAAGCCCAGCATTGTGATACTGTTTGTCTTGCGTGACGTAATGTTCAACATTGCTGCTCTCACATATTGTCGCTTCGGGTGAAACACTTTGCGGAAATACaagatcttctccaagcaTGGGCGGGCTTATGCCTGGCTTGATTTGTGTCAAACCAAACCCACCGGCCCAGTTTCCGCAAGACCCGCTCACTCCGTCAAAAGGTCGCCTATCAGTAGGCGACAAATGCAGTCCTTTTGTTCCAGCCATAGCACGATCACACatctcggcctcctccttATGCCTGCGCAAGTACTCGAGTTCCCATGGCAGATCTGCGGACGAGGCCCTTCGATGGATGCCTGATGTGAAAATGTTTGTACGGACTTGCAACTTTTCATCCTTCGAAgagtcatcatcctctctaTCAACTGCGAAATGATCCACGGGCTGATAGACTTGTTCGTTAGGGAAAGCCGCGAGGGCCTGCTCCTTTAGTTGATTTTCTGCAGAATGGGCCGCTAGAGCTACCACATACTCCGATAATTGATTTGCATGACGCTCATTTAAATGAGTCTTCTGTTTCATAGAAGGTCCAGGATGAGTAGTAGATAATGATGGTGGCCCTGGAGAAACTTCTGAATCATCAGAATCCTCACTACAACTCGATGGGATTGCAGGAAGATCAGGTATTCGGAAAGAATGTCTTCTGGTTTCCTGGCGTCGTTGCAAATTTGCATATGAAAAAGAAGACTCTTCTATGCCGGTGACATCATCGGCGAATTGGTCCCTAATACTTTCGAGGTTTGGAATTCGAGGCAATGCTTCTGGTATGCTTTCACTGTGATGAATATGCCTCATCTGGTGTCGCCGAAACGATCGTTTGCCAGTCTCCACGAGTTGCGGTGTGAATTTCCTCGGAAACAGGAGCACGGAGTTTCTCGGACCTACAGAGCGTGGTTCTTTCTTGAATTGCTTGTCTTCCCGGGCCACCCTAGTTGGCACAGTTAAGCTAACGGCTTCGTTGACCGCTGGCCCTGAACCTATATCATTCGTTCCAGAACTATCGCGGACAGGCTGCGGAGACCTTTCTGTTACAATTTGACGCGAGCTATTCTTAGGTTTAGGTGACTGTTCGTTGGAGCCTCGTGAGCCCTTCTGTGTCGACGGGCTGGTTTCTCGGAAGGTAGCCTTAGGGTCCCTAGAACTGCGGGAAGAGGTTTCGACAGGTTCGGGCAGGAAACGCCTGACCCTTTTATCTGATGTGAGACCTCGATGAGACATCGCTTCGTCTTCGCTAAGGACGAAGATCACAGAGGCCCCTTTGTTCCCTTCGgcctttggcttcttccaaACCCGGCACCCAAGTAAATACAGTGCCTCATTCCAAGGTCACTCACTATGTTAGCAGCACTCTCATGTGATAAATTCAGCATTCCTATGCCTCATATGTGATAACCACATATAGTGGGTGCGGAAGTCCGAAGTCTTGTATCTGGGCGTTGTTTCACTGCAACAGAGGTGCTTTAGCCACTCAACCCCACCTGGTGTGGTTGAAAGGTAGCTTGCATAGATATCATGTGACAATAGTACTTACATGGGTTACCTGTCTTGTCACATGACATTCATTGATGAAGTGTACGGTCGTTGCCCCACAATATATGCCTAATCATCCCACCTTCCTAACTAAGCTTAGACGATTTTACCTACCAAAACAATGCATATGAAGCCCCTGATTGTAAAATATTACAGAAGTTAGTTAGATTACggtattaagattttattacgCTACAATGTACAATAAGTattcaaaagtctcgggacaaccccccaaatcacaccaaaactcatctattttaaatctatttatctcgacaaatttatatgatatagtgGATTTTaaaactgatattattatatttaaatattaaaagattaatattctaccaaaatattttttttataatttttttatgtgaaattatataatttaaatataattaaaattaaaaaattatatattttaatggGAACCCATacaaaattttttaaaaaaaattaaagatttttatatctatatttttaaaaaatcatGAAATATTCGATTTTGagttttataagaaataatatatataaaaaatatttagaatcgattgaaaagtaatataaaaatataaaaaaaatagtatattatataaaaatttcaaTATATTCGCGtcgaaaaaaatagtaaagattttaatttattatagattactTCTTGAAAAATGaatattacttactatttattatatttatatataaagataatagttatttatatatactcagaATTAGAGACTTATATCCCAATATTTGAGAGAGTTATTGGTGTtagaaattgaagaaattttgagtgtcccgagacttcTGACTAGATAGTGTAGTATCTTTATATAGGCACCTATGTAAGTACTATGGTTGACCCGGTAATTTTGTTAGTATGGTGGAGAGGTGCAGGGGGTTGAATCCTTCCAGCGGTGAGTCTCCTAACTAATACTGCTTGCCTAATATAGTTAGCCCCTGTTGAAATTAAAGCTTATAAacatgaaaataataatgtaTTTTACTTATTCCTAGTATTTTAAAGATCAAAGATATCTTTTACACCTGAACCTACCTCTctgaaaataaatttaaaatatttatcttataatgaTTATATCTGTATTCTtactctttataatataaattttacttattaaaaatagttaaTCAgttatagattaattattactaagtttaatatatatatcaaaatcaataagttatattttataaaataaaagataatatattaaagctCTCAGATAAAGAagttatctatattatataataaatattaagtttaaagtGTATGTGTCAGCtgctatattattatattattaaaaagtttaaTCTTTCTGTTAAAGTATCAGCCTTGATATATTTCTTGAAaaaatatgattatatatattataaaatactttaaaaaCTACTTCTTTTACcagttaataaataagtaaaattaACCTGGGCTTTTAAACacctatattaaatatagaattaatagaattaaatattctagactaataaaatctagataacCACAGgcttttataaatagatatatataatttataagtctggtaaagaatttaataaaacctatctttatataaatctattatataagtatagtTAGATGTtttaaatttctttttataataattttaaaagaccATGCCTCttttggaagaaagaataaagaaatattaatactaaaaatgTGATAGAATAACCTAGCTATCGGGGCCTTGGGCATCGGAATGATGTATTACAGTGGTTATGAGAGTCATGAGATCATTGATAGAGGTTCTACATCTCTCTGACATCTATAAGATGCTGATTCCTTTGTAATAAGCTACTGATCCCTCAAGGATCAGTCTATCCCGTGGATATAGGCTACCTTTGTCGTTATTAGACGAATCTACTGCGTTTCAAGGttgattccttacctagtcgacaggctttctaccctgacaagtagatcctatcacaaaAAATTATactgaatatatttttctattattaataattttatatatttgattGAATGCaacagataataattttaattaatataaaataatatttctaatcaTATAAGTAGGACTACTATATAAGAGTTTAATAagtataagattttttaattacttaGCTGGTATTTTTACCAgatcttaatttatttaaaactGTTTGAAACTAGattagaaattaaattaagtaatattatcttgAGAATAAGCAGttgttatataaattaattatataggaTTATATAAGCTatgtataatattttactagagatattcttaaataatttgATTGATAGTATACCTGCAAGGTATCAGATAGTAATCAATACAGAAGAtaactatataaagtattaataattatataaacagCATGATTAGAAGGATTCAACCCCCTGCACCTCTCCACCATACTAACAAAATTACCGGGGTCAACCATAGTAAGACCTCATGATAATAGGCTTTGTACGCGTTGTTGGCGCAGGAATCTGATTTTTGAAATTATGCCGCAACGCAGGCCCCTACAAGCTACAAAATTTGATAAACTTCTTCTGAATGCCGCCGTTATCATTTGATACTAATTTTATTTGGTCATCTCATTAATTGCGACTATGGTGTTAACGATTACAGAATAATCTTCTCAAATAACTTCTAGAAGGAAATCTGAACATCTCTAGGAACACGCTTTACACCTCAAATATTATGGTGATATAATACTTAAAACACCTCAAAGAAAGCAAGGA harbors:
- the AMD1 gene encoding AMP deaminase (BUSCO:EOG09260BYL;~COG:F;~EggNog:ENOG410PGKE;~InterPro:IPR006329,IPR001365,IPR032466,IPR006650;~PFAM:PF00962;~TransMembrane:1 (o641-658i);~go_function: GO:0003876 - AMP deaminase activity [Evidence IEA];~go_function: GO:0019239 - deaminase activity [Evidence IEA];~go_process: GO:0009168 - purine ribonucleoside monophosphate biosynthetic process [Evidence IEA];~go_process: GO:0032264 - IMP salvage [Evidence IEA]), producing the protein MTSSHSGHALRLDANASTSQDPSENGVHLQTNNNVDGPSLVPGDERIEVVEPNNCDVDSTETDSGSILPRDIQLKTPTYDYAFEKSMSHAEAKLFYQHHQIASRNLDGDHHNEASAMATLVGDSDPRDMAGSPPAIKVTGVSSDNKPEMTFPAGKNTTDFSASQQHPEPHEVHVISPQKEETSLSRSHNVENTSDSLGPVQGMMNISADSSAVTSELNVICRKMKNLLDRRAKYIQLSLQGPEDNPKDHPDWEIYPPPPEPAWDNEGDIGRSADSSRIDQKRRKMGQDVGEDFDMAHCLPLPTESRWVYRLDENSVYQVYENDAAADLRQPVVNIPSLRDFYMDLDAVTDVSTDGPAKSFAFKRLSYLEGKFQLYALLNEYQEIADSKKVPHRDFYNVRKVDTHVHHSACMNQKHLLRFIKSKMKKSPDEVVLFRDGKHLTLREVFESINLTAYDLSIDTLDMHAHTDSFHRFDKFNLKYNPVGESRLREIFLKTDNFIKGRYLAEITKEVISDLESSKYQMVEWRISIYGRSIQEWDKLAAWVVDNKLFSPNVRWLIQVPRLYDVYKSSGMMENFEQVITNVFQPLFEVTKDPNSHPKLHIFLQRVVGFDSVDDESKAERRLYRKYPIPREWNTKQNPPYSYWLYFMFANIASLNTWRKQRGFNTFVLRPHCGEAGDPDHLAVGFLCCHSISHGILLRKVPLLQYLYYLDQIGIAMSPLSNNALFLTYDKNPCANFFKRGLNVSLSTDDPLQFAFTKEPLIEEYSVAAQIYKFSAVDMCELAKHSVEQSGFEVSLKKRWLGNNCCLQGVAGNNVAKSNVPDIREQFRHETLIGELTLIERHANMGDDTTARLRGSNVTTINHWGSSGPLLPQVRGDPGSVSLDYTDDSSTSQYQRAGVRDDCIDPQAASPNVRKSASVGGLPAQDPETTSPTAPGEFSTSSSSSASAAKSTLNTDPIPEQKIFPGIVHERAHRSNIPIDGITTEDGEE
- a CDS encoding uncharacterized protein (COG:S;~EggNog:ENOG410PNZE), giving the protein MSHRGLTSDKRVRRFLPEPVETSSRSSRDPKATFRETSPSTQKGSRGSNEQSPKPKNSSRQIVTERSPQPVRDSSGTNDIGSGPAVNEAVSLTVPTRVAREDKQFKKEPRSVGPRNSVLLFPRKFTPQLVETGKRSFRRHQMRHIHHSESIPEALPRIPNLESIRDQFADDVTGIEESSFSYANLQRRQETRRHSFRIPDLPAIPSSCSEDSDDSEVSPGPPSLSTTHPGPSMKQKTHLNERHANQLSEYVVALAAHSAENQLKEQALAAFPNEQVYQPVDHFAVDREDDDSSKDEKLQVRTNIFTSGIHRRASSADLPWELEYLRRHKEEAEMCDRAMAGTKGLHLSPTDRRPFDGVSGSCGNWAGGFGLTQIKPGISPPMLGEDLVFPQSVSPEATICESSNVEHYVTQDKQYHNAGLWYADRHLFDDSDGGGLWMGTCKSNKRLSRLDVSKSSSPRSSGNAGGYAQCSTETLTGYENRSSLDFSRDTESLDSRHTRQHASDQDLDHELTDSFVTQIYNYLSLGYPCVARYYDHELSIVSGISVADLRCDDLKTDAKGYVSVMDEGPTDRKAEKGPCMRWMALRLYIQEWARKRPKVADDGIHGAWGVCERKGSWAI